A region of Nakaseomyces glabratus chromosome E, complete sequence DNA encodes the following proteins:
- the FAS2 gene encoding trifunctional fatty acid synthase subunit FAS2 (CAGL0E06138g~Ortholog(s) have fatty acid synthase activity, role in palmitic acid biosynthetic process, response to pH and fatty acid synthase complex, glyoxysome localization) codes for MVMKPEVEQELAHVLLTELLAYQFASPVRWIETQDVLLKDFNTERVVEIGPSPTLAGMAQRTLKNKYESYDAALSLQRQVLCYSKDAREIYYTADPAEIEPKEEPKAEEAAAPAPAAAPAATPAPAPVAAPAPAAAAADVPDEPVKASLLLHTLVAHKLKKSLDQVPMSKTIKDLVGGKSTVQNEILGDLGKEFGTTPEKPEDTPLEELAETFQDTFSGALGKQSTSLLSRMVSSKMPGGFNMTSVRKYLQSRWGLGQGRQDSALLVALSNEPASRLGAEPDAKTFLDAQVQKYAQISGLDLSAASSSASAGGAGASASGATIDAAALEEITKDHKVLARQQLQVLARYLKMDLNNGERKFLKEKDTVAELQSQLDYITNELGEFFVNGISTSFSRKKARQFDSSWNWARQSLLSLYFEIIHGVLKNVDREVVTEAINIMNRSNETLIKFMEYHVSKTDVSKGENYKLVKELGDQLIENCKQVLDVDPVYKDVSKPTGPKTTIDKNGNIKYSEEPRDKIRKFSQYVQEMALGGPLTKEDQPTIQEDLTRVYKAISSQAAEQDVTEATRAEFEKLYSDLIQFLKTSKEIDAQQTTQLAGIVDDALDKDSTREVASLPNKSTISTAVSSTIPRQTVPFLHLRKKAPSGEWKYDRHLSSLFLDGLERATINGVTFNDKYVLITGAGQGSIGAEVLQGLLQGGAKVVVTTSRFSKKVTDYYQSMYAKFGARGSTLVVVPFNQGSKQDVEALIDYIYDDEKNGGLGWDLDAFIPFAAIPENGIELENIDSKSEFAHRIMMTNILRMMGCIKKQKSAREIETRPAQVILPMSPNHGTFGGDGLYSESKLSLETLFNRWHSESWANQLTVCGAVIGWTRGTGLMTANNIIAEGIEKMGVRTFSQKEMALNLLGLMIPEIVELCQKSPVMADLNGGLQYLTDLKEFTAKLRRELTETSEIRKAVSIETALEHKIVNGNKADEAYAKVEVQPRANIQLNFPTLKNYKDIKKIAKEELEGMLDLERVIVVTGFSEVGPWGSSRTRWEMEAFGEFSLEGSVEMAWMMGMIKYHNGNLKGRPYTGWVDAKTNEPVDDKDIKAKYESKILEHSGIRLIEPELFHGYNPEKKQMIQEVIVEDDLEPFEASKETAEQFKHEHGDKVDIFEIPETGEYSVKILKGATLYIPKALRFDRLVAGQVPTGWNAKTYGISDDIISQVDPITLFVLVSVVEAFITSGISDPYEMYKYVHVSEVGNCSGSGMGGVSALRGMFKDRYKDMPVQNDILQESFINTMSAWVNMLLISSSGPIKTPVGACATSVESVDIGVETILSGKAKICIVGGYDDFQEEGSYEFGNMKATSNTLEEFEHGRTPAEMSRPATTSRNGFMEAQGAGIQVIMNADLALKMGVPIYGIVALTATATDKIGRSVPAPGKGILTTAREHHGAMRFPTPMMDIKYRKRQLVSREKQIKQWVEDELEMTKYEAEGLSDSERNAFFAERSEEIKKEAQRQLKSAQAQWGNEFFKNDPRIAPLRGSLAAFGLTIDDLGVASFHGTSTKANDKNESATINEMMKHLGRSEGNPVIGVFQKFLTGHPKGAAGAWMLNGAIQILNSGIVPGNRNADNVDKLLEQFDYVLYPSKSIKTDGIKAVSVTSFGFGQKGAQAVVIHPDYLYAAIDEGRYNEYAAKVTEREKAAHKFFHNGMIYNKLFVSKEHAPYDDSLEEKVYLDPLVRVENDKKSGELKFSSKGIQKHDTYLSESAKKTSEMISGSLKEETKNVGVDVELIASINIDNETFIERNFTSEEVKYCSSQPSAQSSFAGTWSAKEAVFKSLGVKSRGAGAPMKEIEILRDVNGKPTVTLHGEAKKLAQKESIKAVSVSISHDDFQSIAVAIANK; via the coding sequence ATGGTTATGAAACCTGAAGTTGAACAAGAATTGGCTCACGTTTTACTTACTGAGTTGTTGGCTTACCAATTCGCTTCTCCAGTGAGATGGATTGAGACTCAGGATGTTCTGCTAAAGGATTTCAACACTGAAAGAGTCGTTGAAATCGGCCCCTCTCCTACTTTGGCCGGTATGGCCCAGAGAACCTTGAAGAACAAGTACGAGTCATACGACGCTGCTTTGTCCTTGCAGAGACAGGTTCTATGCTACTCCAAGGACGCTAGAGAGATATACTACACAGCCGACCCAGCTGAAATTGAGCCAAAGGAAGAGCCAAAGGCTGAAGAAGCTGCCGCTCCTGCCCCAGCTGCTGCCCCAGCTGCCACTCCAGCTCCAGCTCCAGTTGCTGCCCCAGCCCCAGCTGCTGCCGCTGCCGATGTCCCAGATGAGCCAGTAAAGGCTTCTTTGCTATTGCACACCCTGGTTGCTCAtaagttgaagaaatcaCTAGACCAAGTGCCAATGTCCAAGACTATCAAAGACTTGGTCGGTGGTAAGTCCACTGTTCAGAATGAAATCTTGGGTGATCTGGGTAAAGAATTCGGTACCACACCAGAAAAGCCAGAAGACACCCCATTGGAAGAGCTGGCTGAAACTTTCCAGGATACTTTCTCTGGTGCTTTAGGTAAACAATCTACTTCTCTATTATCAAGAATGGTCTCATCCAAAATGCCTGGTGGTTTCAACATGACTTCTGTCAGAAAATACTTGCAATCCCGCTGGGGTCTCGGTCAAGGCAGACAGGACTCTGCTTTACTGGTTGCTTTAAGCAACGAACCAGCATCTCGTCTAGGTGCAGAGCCAGATGCAAAGACTTTCTTGGATGCCCAAGTCCAAAAGTACGCACAAATTTCCGGTTTGGATCTTTCTGCAGCTTCAAGCTCAGCATCTGCTGGTGGTGCCGGCGCTAGCGCTAGTGGTGCTACCATTGATGCTGCAGCTCTGGAAGAAATTACCAAAGATCACAAGGTTTTGGCTCGCCAACAATTGCAAGTCCTTGCTCgttatttgaaaatggaCTTGAACAACGGCGAGAGaaagttcttgaaagaaaaggacACTGTTGCAGAATTACAAAGTCAACTGGATTACATTACAAACGAATTGGGTGAGTTCTTTGTTAATGGTATTTCTActtcattttcaagaaagaaggCTAGACAATTCGACTCTTCATGGAACTGGGCCAGACAATCTCTACTTTCATTGTACTTTGAGATTATTCACGGTGTTCTAAAAAACGTCGATAGAGAAGTTGTCACCGAAGCAATCAACATCATGAACAGGTCAAATGAAACATTGATTAAATTCATGGAATATCATGTCTCTAAAACAGATGTATCGAAGGGTGAGAACTATAAGTTGGTTAAGGAATTGGGTGACCAATTGATTGAAAACTGTAAGCAAGTTCTTGATGTTGACCCTGTTTATAAGGATGTCAGCAAGCCAACTGGTCCAAAGACTACGATTGATAAGAATGGTAACATTAAGTATTCTGAAGAACCAAGAGATAAGATTAGAAAGTTTTCTCAATATGTTCAAGAAATGGCTTTGGGTGGTCCACTAACTAAAGAAGATCAACCAACTATTCAGGAGGACTTGACTCGTGTTTACAAGGCCATCAGCAGCCAAGCTGCTGAACAAGACGTCACTGAGGCAACCCGTgctgaatttgaaaagttaTACAGCGATCtaattcaatttttgaaaacatCCAAGGAAATTGATGCTCAACAGACCACTCAATTGGCTGGTATCGTTGATGACGCTTTAGACAAGGACTCAACTAGAGAAGTCGCATCATTGCCAAATAAATCGACTATTTCTACTGCTGTCTCCTCTACTATTCCTAGACAGACTGTTCCATTCTTGCATTTGAGAAAGAAGGCACCTTCAGGTGAGTGGAAATATGACCGTCATTTGTCTTCCCTATTTTTGGATGGTTTGGAGAGAGCCACAATTAATGGTGTTACATTCAATGACAAATATGTATTAATTACCGGTGCAGGTCAAGGCTCCATCGGTGCTGAAGTTCTGCAAGGTCTGCTTCAAGGTGGTGCAAAGGTTGTTGTGACTACTTCTCGTTTTTCCAAGAAAGTCACAGACTACTATCAATCAATGTACGCAAAGTTTGGTGCCAGAGGATCAACTTTGGTTGTTGTACCATTCAACCAAGGTTCTAAACAAGATGTTGAAGCTTTGATTGACTACATCTATGACGATGAGAAGAATGGTGGTTTAGGTTGGGATTTGGATGCTTTTATTCCATTTGCAGCCATTCCTGAAAACGGTATTGAGCTTGAAAATATCGATTCTAAGTCAGAATTTGCTCACAGAATCATGATGACTAACATTTTGAGAATGATGGGTTGTATTAAAAAGCAAAAATCTGCGAGGGAAATCGAAACTAGACCAGCCCAAGTTATATTGCCTATGTCTCCAAATCATGGTACTTTTGGTGGTGACGGTTTATACTCTGAATCTAAGTTATCTCTAGAAACTCTATTCAATAGATGGCATTCTGAATCTTGGGCTAACCAATTAACTGTCTGTGGTGCAGTGATTGGTTGGACAAGAGGTACTGGTTTGATGACTGCcaataatattattgcagaaggtattgaaaaaatggGTGTCCGTACTTTCTCTCAAAAAGAGATGGCCTTGAACCTGCTTGGTTTGATGATCCCAGAAATTGTTGAATTGTGTCAAAAGTCTCCTGTTATGGCTGATCTAAATGGTGGTCTACAGTACCTAACTgacttgaaagaatttACAGCTAAATTGCGTAGAGAATTGACTGAAACCTCTGAAATCAGAAAAGCTGTTTCTATCGAAACCGCTTTAGAACATAAGATTGTCAACGGTAACAAGGCAGATGAAGCCTATGCCAAGGTTGAGGTTCAACCAAGAGCCAACATTCAATTAAACTTCCCAACCTTGAAGAATTACAAGGACATCAAAAAGATCGCTAAAGAGGAACTTGAAGGTATGCTAGATCTTGAAAGggttattgttgttacaGGTTTTTCAGAAGTTGGTCCATGGGGTTCTTCCAGAACAAGATGGGAAATGGAAGCTTTTGGCGAATTTTCACTTGAAGGTTCTGTAGAAATGGCCTGGATGATGGGTATGATCAAGTACCATAACGGTAATCTAAAGGGCCGTCCTTACACTGGATGGGTCGACGCAAAGACCAATGAACCTGTTGATGACAAGGATATAAAAGCTAAATATGAATCCAAAATATTGGAACATAGTGGTATTAGATTAATTGAACCAGAATTGTTCCATGGTTACAATCCAGAAAAGAAGCAAATGATTCAAGAAGTTATTGTTGAAGACGATCTTGAACCATTTGAAGCATCAAAGGAAACTGCTGAACAATTTAAGCACGAGCATGGCGATAAGGTTGACATTTTTGAGATTCCTGAAACAGGTGAATACTCTGTTAAGATTTTGAAGGGCGCTACTTTGTATATTCCAAAGGCTCTAAGATTTGATCGTTTGGTTGCTGGTCAAGTACCAACTGGTTGGAACGCCAAAACTTATGGTATTTCTGATGATATCATTTCTCAAGTTGATCCTATCACATTGTTTGTTTTGGTTTCAGTTGTCGAAGCTTTCATCACTTCAGGTATTTCAGATCCATACGAAATGTACAAATATGTTCACGTATCTGAAGTTGGTAATTGTTCTGGTTCCGGTATGGGTGGTGTTAGCGCACTTCGTGGTATGTTTAAGGACCGTTACAAAGATATGCCGGTTCAAAATGACATTCTACAAGAATCATTTATCAACACTATGTCTGCTTGGGTTAATATGTTGTTAATATCATCTTCTGGTCCAATCAAGACACCAGTCGGTGCTTGTGCTACCTCAGTTGAATCTGTTGACATTGGTGTTGAGACAATTCTTTCTGGTAAGGCTAAGATTTGTATTGTTGGTGGTTATGATGATTTCCAAGAAGAAGGTTCTTATGAATTTGGTAACATGAAAGCTACTTCTAATACtcttgaagaatttgaacATGGCCGTACCCCTGCTGAGATGTCTCGTCCAGCTACAACATCTCGTAATGGGTTCATGGAAGCCCAAGGTGCTGGTATCCAAGTTATTATGAATGCAGACCTAGCTCTAAAGATGGGTGTTCCAATTTATGGTATTGTAGCTCTAACAGCTACTGCCACTGACAAGATTGGTAGATCCGTGCCAGCTCCAGGTAAGGGTATTTTGACAACTGCTAGAGAACACCATGGTGCAATGAGATTCCCAACACCAATGATGGATATCAAATACAGAAAGCGCCAACTTGTCTCACGTGAAAAGCAAATCAAGCAATGGGTTGAGGATGAATTAGAAATGACTAAATATGAAGCAGAAGGTCTCTCTGATTCTGAAAGAAATGCATTCTTTGCTGAACGTTCTGAAGAAATTAAGAAGGAAGCACAAAGACAATTGAAATCGGCTCAAGCCCAATGGGGTAACGAGTTTTTCAAGAATGATCCACGTATTGCTCCATTGAGAGGTTCGCTAGCTGCATTTGGTTTGACAATTGATGACCTTGGTGTTGCTTCTTTCCACGGTACCTCTACTAAAGCCAATGATAAGAATGAAAGTGCTACCATCAATGAAATGATGAAGCACTTGGGTAGATCTGAGGGTAACCCAGTTATTGGTGTTTTCCAGAAGTTCTTGACCGGCCATCCAAAGGGTGCCGCTGGTGCTTGGATGTTGAATGGTGCtattcaaattttgaacaGTGGTATTGTTCCTGGTAACCGTAACGCTGATAATGTTGACAAGTTATTGGAGCAGTTTGACTACGTCTTATACCCATCAAAGTCTATCAAGACTGATGGTATTAAGGCTGTTTCTGTAACTTCATTTGGTTTTGGTCAAAAGGGTGCTCAGGCTGTTGTAATTCATCCAGACTATTTGTACGCTGCTATTGATGAAGGTAGATATAATGAATATGCTGCTAAGGTGactgaaagagaaaaggcTGCTCACAAGTTCTTCCACAATGGTATGATTTACAATAAACTGTTTGTTAGTAAAGAGCATGCACCATATGACGATTCCTTAGAGGAAAAGGTTTATTTGGACCCATTAGTCCGtgttgaaaatgataaGAAGAGTGGGGAACTAAAGTTTTCATCGAAGGGTATTCAGAAGCACGACACTTACTTGAGTGAAAGCGCCAAGAAGACATCTGAAATGATTTCGGGTTCTTTGAAGGAGGAAACTAAAAATGTTGGTGTCGATGTTGAGCTAATCGCAAGTATCAATATTGATAACGAAACatttattgaaagaaaCTTCACCTCAGAAGAAGTAAAATACTGTTCCTCTCAGCCATCTGCTCAGAGTTCATTTGCTGGTACTTGGTCTGCTAAGGAGGCCGTATTCAAGAGTCTAGGTGTAAAGTCTCGCGGTGCAGGCGCTCCTATGAAGGAAATCGAAATCCTACGTGATGTAAACGGTAAACCAACAGTTACTCTTCATGGTGAGGCTAAGAAACTTgctcaaaaagaaagtatcAAGGCTGTTTCCGTTTCTATCTCTCATGATGACTTCCAAAGTATCGCTGTAGCAATTGCTAACAAAtaa
- the SSO1 gene encoding syntaxin (CAGL0E06160g~Ortholog(s) have SNAP receptor activity, phosphatidic acid binding activity), producing the protein MSYNNPYAEESHEKYEMTEQDGGDFVEFMNQISRINQGLDRYEAIIDRVDRLHKELLTEVNEERVQEVRTALDNYVAQASDIQYQLKDDIKDAQRQGLRDTNKQAQAENSRQRFLKLIQDYRIIDADYKDENKEQAKRQYMVIQPEATEEEVEAAITDVGGQQIFSQALLNANRRGEAKTALAEVQARHQELMQLEKTMAELAQLFNDMEEMVVEQQENIEVIDKHVEEAQQDVEQGVGHTNKAVKSARAARRKKLWCWGIVFVIFVIIVVAVVVPSVVATR; encoded by the coding sequence ATGAGTTATAACAATCCGTATGCGGAAGAGAGCCACGAGAAGTATGAGATGACTGAGCAAGATGGTGGTGATTTCGTGGAGTTTATGAATCAAATTAGCCGTATCAACCAAGGCTTAGACCGTTATGAGGCTATTATCGATCGTGTTGATAGGCTACACAAGGAGTTGTTGACGGAGGTCAACGAAGAGAGAGTACAAGAAGTGAGAACTGCGTTGGATAATTATGTCGCACAGGCCTCTGACATCCAGTACCAGTTGAAGGACGACATCAAGGATGCTCAAAGACAAGGGTTGAGAGACACAAACAAGCAGGCTCAAGCTGAAAACTCCAGACAGAGGTTCTTGAAACTGATCCAAGATTACAGAATCATCGATGCTGATTACAAGGATGAGAACAAGGAGCAAGCCAAGAGACAATACATGGTTATACAGCCAGAAGCCACCGAAGAAGAGGTTGAAGCTGCTATCACCGATGTCGGTGGCCAACAAATCTTCTCTCAAGCTTTGCTGAATGCTAACAGACGTGGTGAAGCCAAGACTGCATTGGCTGAAGTTCAAGCAAGACACCAAGAACTGATGCAATTAGAGAAGACAATGGCTGAATTAGCACAACTGTTCAATGATATGGAAGAGATGGTTGTCGAACAACAAGAAAACATTGAGGTCATTGACAAGCACGTCGAGGAAGCCCAACAAGATGTCGAACAAGGTGTTGGCCACACAAACAAGGCTGTCAAGAGTGCCAGAGCTGctagaagaaagaagctATGGTGTTGGGGTATCGTATTCGTGATCTTTGTAATTATTGTTGTCGCCGTTGTTGTCCCATCTGTTGTTGCAACAAGGTAA
- the NSL1 gene encoding MIND complex subunit NSL1 (CAGL0E06182g~Ortholog(s) have role in mitotic sister chromatid segregation and NMS complex, condensed nuclear chromosome kinetochore, cytosol localization), with amino-acid sequence MNYGTGKVALSVGQLRSVYGQLHSILEERMSLVMPGDGDAEGDEDMVRREVQLRLQEYLLRVMEMAGDSIEVTDADPEKSIRELIMESRQKYMEPFDLDLNERVREQYHKWEDANVKIAQLRRRGPETVRSMYLEEQEKYLNEVDKRIDALEDTDQETSEDTTQEYVPEVMSEEDRQLFQEALKSVLDTQARIPEIRGELASNNNLLNYLDKT; translated from the coding sequence ATGAATTACGGGACTGGTAAAGTGGCCTTGTCTGTTGGCCAGTTGCGAAGCGTCTATGGCCAGCTACATAGCATACTGGAGGAGCGAATGTCTTTAGTGATGCCTGGCGATGGTGATGCTGAAGGCGATGAGGATATGGTTCGCAGAGAAGTGCAATTGAGACTGCAGGAGTATTTGCTACGTGTGATGGAGATGGCAGGGGATTCCATAGAAGTCACAGATGCGGACCCCGAAAAGAGTATACGTGAGCTGATCATGGAATCACGTCAGAAGTACATGGAACCCTTCGATCTTGATTTGAACGAACGTGTTAGAGAGCAATACCATAAATGGGAGGATGCTAATGTCAAGATTGCCCAATTAAGAAGACGCGGTCCCGAAACAGTCAGGTCTATGTACTTGGAGGAACAAGAGAAGTATCTAAATGAAGTTGATAAAAGGATCGATGCTTTGGAGGATACAGACCAAGAAACATCTGAGGATACAACACAAGAATACGTACCAGAGGTGATGTCAGAAGAGGACAGGCAGCTGTTCCAGGAAGCGCTTAAATCAGTCTTGGATACCCAAGCTAGAATTCCAGAGATTCGTGGTGAGCTTGCTAGCAACAACAATCTTTTGAACTACCTCGACAAAACTTAG
- the VMA11 gene encoding H(+)-transporting V0 sector ATPase subunit c' (CAGL0E06204g~Ortholog(s) have endoplasmic reticulum localization) yields MDMVASDNVYAPLYAPFFGFAGCALAMILSCLGAAIGTAKSGIGIAGIGTFKPELIMKSLIPVVMSGILAIYGLVVAVLIAGNLSPTEEYTLFNGFMHLSCGLCVGFACLSSGYAIGIVGDVGVRKYMHQPRLFVGIVLILIFSEVLGLYGMIIALILNTKGSE; encoded by the coding sequence ATGGATATGGTGGCTTCTGATAACGTGTATGCCCCTCTCTATGCACCATTCTTTGGTTTTGCAGGCTGTGCTTTAGCAATGATTCTGTCATGTTTGGGTGCAGCCATCGGTACAGCAAAATCTGGTATAGGTATTGCAGGTATAGGTACATTCAAGCCAGAACTTATAATGAAATCTTTGATTCCGGTTGTTATGAGTGGTATTTTGGCCATTTACGGGCTTGTGGTAGCTGTACTTATCGCAGGTAATTTATCCCCTACTGAAGAGTATACGTTGTTTAACGGTTTTATGCATCTAAGCTGCGGGTTGTGTGTAGGATTTGCATGCCTAAGCAGCGGCTATGCCATTGGTATTGTCGGCGATGTGGGTGTTAGAAAGTATATGCATCAGCCAAGATTGTTTGTCGGTATTGTTTTAATCCTTATCTTTTCTGAAGTCTTGGGACTTTACGGTATGATTATTGCTCTGATATTAAATACCAAAGGATCAGAATAA
- the APE2 gene encoding metallo-aminopeptidase (CAGL0E06226g~Ortholog(s) have metalloaminopeptidase activity, serine-type peptidase activity and role in peptide catabolic process), translated as MFPKLSLKTVASSFARLPATSFLKVTKAPIATSIVNGRSFFTDTKYKCGKCERQKEISKTIRIKFANMNSENREVLPTNVTPIHYNLSLEPNFETFKFHGLEEINLKVNDKTNDVITLNSIEIDIHSAKLDDVEPKQTKFDHDKQTVEFVFPEGTLAKSNDPTLKLDFTGILNDNMAGFYRAKYQDKKTGETKYMATTQMEPTDARRAFPCFDEPNLKATFGITLISDPSLTHLSNMDVKNETISESKKVTTFNDTPKMSTYLVAFIVAELNYVENKEFRIPVRVYATPGDEHLGQYAADLTAKTLAFFEKTFGIKYPLPKMDNVAVHEFSAGAMENWGLVTYRVVDLLLDEENSSLDRIQRVAEVVQHELAHQWFGNLVTMDWWEGLWLNEGFATWMSWYSCNEFQPSWNVWQQYVTDTLQHALSLDALRSSHPIEVPVKRADEINQIFDAISYSKGASLLRMISKWLGEDVFIKGVSNYLNNFKYGNAKTDDLWDALAKASGKDVRGVMNIWTKKVGFPVISIEENGSEIQFTQNRYLTTGDVKPEEDETLYPVFLALKTKSGVDNSLVLSERSKAVTIDDSSFYKVNTDQSGIFITAYPEDRWEKFGKQSDLLSVEDRTGLVADAKALSSSGYINTTSFFKLISNWKDEKSFVVWDQIIISLASLKAAWLFESPEVKDALEAFSRNLVADKAKTLGWEFKESDSFATQRLKVALFGAACAARDEVVEKAALDMFEKYVSGDKKAIPALIKPSVFNAVARKGGKDNYEKIFNIYKNPVSTDEKLAALRTLGRFKEADLLDRTLGYLFDGTVLNQDIYIPMQGMRAHKEGVTALWKWLQENWDEIARRLPPGLSMLGSVVAISTSGFSSLEAVDEIKTFFNTKSTKGFDQSLAQSLDTITSKAQWVDRDRESISKYLSDNGYM; from the exons ATGTTTCCAAAATTAAGCTTAAAAACTGTTGCTAGCAGTTTTGCTAGGCTGCCAGCAACAAGTTTTTTGAAAGTTACAAAAGCGCCTATAGCAACGTCTATAGTTAATGGTAGATCCTTCTTCACAGATACAAAATATAAGTGTGGTAAATGTGAAAGACAGAAggaaatatcaaaaactaTCAG AATTAAGTTTGCCAATATGAACAGCGAAAACAGGGAAGTTCTTCCAACTAACGTGACTCCAATTCACTATAATTTATCTTTGGAACCAAATTTTGAAACGTTTAAATTTCATGGTTTGGAAGAAATTAATCTGAAAGTCAACGACAAGACAAATGATGTCATCACTTTGAATAGCATCGAGATTGACATTCATAGTGCTAAGCTGGACGATGTTGAACCTAAGCAGACGAAGTTTGACCATGACAAACAAACTGTCGAATTTGTGTTCCCTGAAGGTACTTTGGCCAAGAGTAATGATCCGACTTTGAAGTTGGATTTCACCGGTATTCTGAACGATAATATGGCTGGCTTTTACAGAGCCAAGTACCAGGACAAGAAAACAGGcgaaacaaaatatatggCAACCACTCAGATGGAACCTACTGATGCAAGAAGAGCATTCCCATGTTTCGATGAACCAAATCTGAAAGCAACTTTTGGTATTACATTAATATCTGATCCATCTTTAACCCATCTATCCAATATGGATGTCAAGAATGAAACCATCTCTGAAAGTAAGAAGGTCACTACTTTCAATGATACTCCAAAGATGTCTACTTATCTAGTTGCATTTATTGTTGCTGAGCTAAATTATGTTGAGAATAAAGAATTCCGTATCCCTGTAAGAGTCTATGCTACACCAGGAGATGAACATTTAGGCCAGTATGCTGCTGATCTAACGGCAAAGACACTAGcattctttgaaaagacTTTCGGCATCAAATACCCTCTACCAAAAATGGACAATGTCGCAGTGCATGAATTTTCTGCAGGTGCAATGGAAAATTGGGGTTTAGTTACCTACCGTGTTgttgatttattattagatgaagaaaactCTTCTCTAGACCGTATTCAAAGAGTTGCCGAAGTAGTTCAGCATGAGTTAGCGCATCAATGGTTTGGTAACCTAGTCACCATGGATTGGTGGGAAGGTTTATGGCTAAACGAGGGGTTTGCTACGTGGATGTCTTGGTACTCTTGTAATGAATTTCAACCAAGTTGGAATGTCTGGCAACAGTATGTCACTGATACTTTGCAGCATGCTCTTTCTTTAGACGCTTTGAGGTCATCCCATCCAATTGAAGTCCCAGTGAAGAGGGCAGATGAAATcaatcaaatttttgatgCAATTTCATATTCTAAGGGTGCTTCTTTATTAAGAATGATCTCTAAATGGTTGGGTGAAGACGTCTTCATTAAAGGTGTCTCGAACTATTTGAACAACTTTAAATATGGGAATGCAAAGACTGATGACTTATGGGATGCTTTGGCTAAAGCTTCTGGTAAAGATGTTCGTGGTGTCATGAATATTTGGACCAAGAAGGTAGGCTTTCCTGTCATTTCTATCGAAGAAAATGGCTCTGAAATTCAATTTACCCAGAACCGCTATCTCACTACTGGTGATGTAAAGCCggaagaagatgaaactTTATACCCCGTATTTTTGGCATTGAAGACAAAATCTGGTGTTGATAATTCGTTGGTGTTGTCGGAGCGTTCCAAGGCAGTTACTATTGATGACTCATCGTTCTACAAAGTCAACACAGACCAATCCGGTATCTTCATTACAGCGTATCCAGAAGATAGATGGGAAAAGTTTGGCAAACAATCTGATTTGTTGTCAGTAGAAGACCGTACAGGTCTTGTCGCTGATGCAAAGGCCCTTTCATCTTCTGGCTACATAAACACTACaagcttcttcaaattgatTTCTAACTGGAAAGATGAGAAATCTTTTGTTGTTTGGGATCAAATAATCATCAGTCTTGCATCATTGAAGGCTGCATGGCTTTTTGAATCCCCCGAAGTGAAAGATGCTTTGGAAGCCTTCTCCAGAAACTTGGTAGCAGACAAGGCAAAGACATTAGGTTGGGAGTTTAAGGAATCCGACTCTTTTGCTACTCAACGTTTGAAGGTTGCTTTATTCGGAGCTGCATGTGCCGCTAGAGATGAGGTTGTTGAAAAGGCAGCATTAGATATGTTTGAAAAATACGTCAGTGGAGACAAGAAGGCAATTCCAGCACTAATTAAACCATCTGTATTTAATGCAGTTGCTAGAAAGGGTGGTAAGGATAACTATGAAAAGatctttaatatttataagaaCCCTGTTTCCACTGACGAAAAATTGGCTGCCTTAAGAACTTTGGGTAGATTTAAGGAAGCAGATCTACTTGACAGAACATTGGGCTATCTGTTTGATGGAACTGTCTTAAACCAAGACATTTACATCCCAATGCAAGGTATGAGAGCTCACAAAGAAGGTGTCACTGCTTTATGGAAATGGTTACAAGAAAACTGGGACGAGATTGCGAGAAGATTACCACCTGGCTTATCTATGCTGGGTTCTGTTGTTGCTATTTCTACTTCTGGATTCTCTTCATTAGAAGCTGTTGATGAAATCAAGACATTCTTCAACACTAAGTCAACCAAAGGTTTTGACCAAAGTTTGGCTCAATCTCTTGACACTATTACCTCTAAAGCCCAATGGGTTGATAGAGACAGAGAATCCATTTCCAAGTATTTGTCAGATAATGGTTACATGTAA